Proteins encoded in a region of the Thunnus maccoyii chromosome 4, fThuMac1.1, whole genome shotgun sequence genome:
- the cxxc1a gene encoding CXXC-type zinc finger protein 1a isoform X2 gives MAEEAAAERGSPEEEEEEEGGGGGGGGGRGKVTIGFPNAPVYCVCRKPDINCFMIGCDSCSEWFHGDCIGVSEKAAKAIRVWYCPSCRDKDSSLEIKYRQKKTKEKEDNEAEPEREDKPEGDGSSTPQPKMDRRRGSQIKRSARMCGECDACLRTEDCAQCDFCKDMKKFGGPNKIRQKCRLRQCEVRARKMLRVKDEEMSRSGGRGRGLPRKGTGHQTEEEEEEEGEDMVFSESELELYEQYKAAGYRDLVWHSEEEDGQSDSMRKKAVKVKHVKRREKKTEKKKSVSAPKEEVKLRRHKAKQRHRERVRHSERGGEGGVKEVGGAMRQCLGPGCVELARVNSKYCSEDCGMKLAANRIYEILPQRIQQWQQSPCVAEEMGRRQLERIRKEQQAARLRLTLMEKRFHELEGIIANAKLQQVQQDEEVTEGEGDDTDLQIFCVSCSHPINPKVALRHMERCYAKYESQTSFGSMYPTRIEGATRLFCDVYNPQSKTYCKRLQVLCPEHSRDPKVPADEVCGCPLVKDVFEPTGEFCRVSKRKCNKHYCWEKLRRAEVDLERVRVWYKLDELFEQERNLRTAMTNRAGLLALMLHQTIQHDPITTDLRSAKDR, from the exons ATG gctgaggaggcagcagcagagcGAGGAAGtccagaggaggaagaggaggaggaaggaggaggaggaggaggaggaggaggaagaggaaaggtTACCATAGGATTCCCCAATGCTCCTGTATACTGTGTCTGCAGGAAACCGGACATCAACTGTTTCATGAT aggGTGTGACAGCTGCAGTGAGTGGTTTCATGGAGACTGTATCGGAGTTTCAGAGAAAGCAGCTAAAGCCATCAGAGTGTGGTACTGTCCGTCCTGCAGAG ACAAAGACTCGTCTCTGGAGATTAAATACCGTCAGAAGAAGACCAAGGAGAAGGAGGACAATGAGGCGGAGCCAGAGAGGGAGGACAAACCTGAAGGAGACGGGAGCTCCACCCCCCAACCCAAGATGGACAGGAGGCGGGGCTCACAG ATCAAACGTTCAGCCCGGATGTGCGGTGAGTGTGACGCCTGTCTGAGGACGGAGGACTGTGCTCAGTGTGACTTCTGCAAAGACATGAAGAAGTTTGGAGGTCCAAACAAAATCCGACAGAAGTGTCGACTGAGGCAGTGTGAGGTCCGAGCCCGG AAGATGCTTCGTGTCAAAGACGAGGAGATGAGTCGGAGTGGCGGCAGAGGGCGGGGCCTCCCGAGGAAAGGGACGGGGCAtcaaacagaggaggaggaggaggaggagggggaggataTGGTGTTCAGTGAGAGCGAGCTGGAGCTGTACGAGCAGTACAAAGCAGCCGGATACAGAGACCTG GTGTGGCACAGCGAGGAAGAGGACGGTCAGTCAGACTCTATGAGGAAGAAGGCGGTGAAGGTGAAGCACGTGAAGAGacgagagaagaagacagagaagaag AAGTCTGTCTCTGCTCCTAAAGAGGAGGTGAAGCTGCGTCGTCACAAAGCAAAGCAGCGCCATAGGGAGCGTGTGCGGCACAGCGAGCGAGGAGGAGAGGGCGGGGTTAAGGAAGTGGGTGGGGCTATGCGCCAGTGTCTGGGTCCAGGCTGCGTCGAACTGGCAAGGGTCAACTCCAAATACTGCTCAGAGGACTGTGGCATGAAGCTCGCTGCCAA TCGTATCTATGAGATCCTCCCTCAGAGGATCCAGCAGTGGCAGCAGAGTCCCTGTGTTGCCGAGGAGATGGGGCGGAGACAGCTGGAGCGAATCAGGAAAGAGCAGCAGGCGGCCAGGCTCCGTCTCACTCTGATGGAGAAACGATTCCATGAGCTCGAAGGCATCATCGCCAACGCCAAACTGCAACAAGTCCAACAAGACGAGGAG GTGACTGAAGGTGAGGGTGATGACACAGACCTTCagattttctgtgtttcctgcAGTCATCCCATCAACCCAAAGGTGGCGCTGCGACATATGGAGAGATGCTATGCTAAG TATGAGAGTCAGACATCGTTTGGTTCCATGTACCCAACACGTATAGAGGG AGCCACCCGGCTGTTCTGTGATGTGTATAACCCTCAGAGTAAGACGTACTGTAAGCGGCTGCAGGTTTTGTGTCCTGAACACTCCAGAGATCCAAAG GTCCCAGCAGACGAGGTGTGTGGATGTCCTCTGGTTAAAGATGTCTTTGAGCCCACCGGAGAGTTCTGTCGGGTTTCTAAGAGGAAGTGTAACAAACATTACTGCTGGGAGAAACTTCGCCGTGCCGAGGTCGACCTCGAGAGAGTCCGAGTG tggtATAAGCTGGATGAGCTGTTCGAGCAGGAGAGGAATCTGAGGACAGCGATGACGAATCGAGCCGGTTTATTGGCTCTGATGCTGCACCAGACCATTCAGCACGACCCAATCACCACTGACCTGCGCTCCGCCAaggacag GTAA
- the cxxc1a gene encoding CXXC-type zinc finger protein 1a isoform X1: MAEEAAAERGSPEEEEEEEGGGGGGGGGRGKVTIGFPNAPVYCVCRKPDINCFMIGCDSCSEWFHGDCIGVSEKAAKAIRVWYCPSCRDKDSSLEIKYRQKKTKEKEDNEAEPEREDKPEGDGSSTPQPKMDRRRGSQIKRSARMCGECDACLRTEDCAQCDFCKDMKKFGGPNKIRQKCRLRQCEVRARKMLRVKDEEMSRSGGRGRGLPRKGTGHQTEEEEEEEGEDMVFSESELELYEQYKAAGYRDLVWHSEEEDGQSDSMRKKAVKVKHVKRREKKTEKKKSVSAPKEEVKLRRHKAKQRHRERVRHSERGGEGGVKEVGGAMRQCLGPGCVELARVNSKYCSEDCGMKLAANRIYEILPQRIQQWQQSPCVAEEMGRRQLERIRKEQQAARLRLTLMEKRFHELEGIIANAKLQQVQQDEEVTEGEGDDTDLQIFCVSCSHPINPKVALRHMERCYAKYESQTSFGSMYPTRIEGATRLFCDVYNPQSKTYCKRLQVLCPEHSRDPKVPADEVCGCPLVKDVFEPTGEFCRVSKRKCNKHYCWEKLRRAEVDLERVRVWYKLDELFEQERNLRTAMTNRAGLLALMLHQTIQHDPITTDLRSAKDR, from the exons ATG gctgaggaggcagcagcagagcGAGGAAGtccagaggaggaagaggaggaggaaggaggaggaggaggaggaggaggaggaagaggaaaggtTACCATAGGATTCCCCAATGCTCCTGTATACTGTGTCTGCAGGAAACCGGACATCAACTGTTTCATGAT aggGTGTGACAGCTGCAGTGAGTGGTTTCATGGAGACTGTATCGGAGTTTCAGAGAAAGCAGCTAAAGCCATCAGAGTGTGGTACTGTCCGTCCTGCAGAG ACAAAGACTCGTCTCTGGAGATTAAATACCGTCAGAAGAAGACCAAGGAGAAGGAGGACAATGAGGCGGAGCCAGAGAGGGAGGACAAACCTGAAGGAGACGGGAGCTCCACCCCCCAACCCAAGATGGACAGGAGGCGGGGCTCACAG ATCAAACGTTCAGCCCGGATGTGCGGTGAGTGTGACGCCTGTCTGAGGACGGAGGACTGTGCTCAGTGTGACTTCTGCAAAGACATGAAGAAGTTTGGAGGTCCAAACAAAATCCGACAGAAGTGTCGACTGAGGCAGTGTGAGGTCCGAGCCCGG AAGATGCTTCGTGTCAAAGACGAGGAGATGAGTCGGAGTGGCGGCAGAGGGCGGGGCCTCCCGAGGAAAGGGACGGGGCAtcaaacagaggaggaggaggaggaggagggggaggataTGGTGTTCAGTGAGAGCGAGCTGGAGCTGTACGAGCAGTACAAAGCAGCCGGATACAGAGACCTG GTGTGGCACAGCGAGGAAGAGGACGGTCAGTCAGACTCTATGAGGAAGAAGGCGGTGAAGGTGAAGCACGTGAAGAGacgagagaagaagacagagaagaag AAGTCTGTCTCTGCTCCTAAAGAGGAGGTGAAGCTGCGTCGTCACAAAGCAAAGCAGCGCCATAGGGAGCGTGTGCGGCACAGCGAGCGAGGAGGAGAGGGCGGGGTTAAGGAAGTGGGTGGGGCTATGCGCCAGTGTCTGGGTCCAGGCTGCGTCGAACTGGCAAGGGTCAACTCCAAATACTGCTCAGAGGACTGTGGCATGAAGCTCGCTGCCAA TCGTATCTATGAGATCCTCCCTCAGAGGATCCAGCAGTGGCAGCAGAGTCCCTGTGTTGCCGAGGAGATGGGGCGGAGACAGCTGGAGCGAATCAGGAAAGAGCAGCAGGCGGCCAGGCTCCGTCTCACTCTGATGGAGAAACGATTCCATGAGCTCGAAGGCATCATCGCCAACGCCAAACTGCAACAAGTCCAACAAGACGAGGAG GTGACTGAAGGTGAGGGTGATGACACAGACCTTCagattttctgtgtttcctgcAGTCATCCCATCAACCCAAAGGTGGCGCTGCGACATATGGAGAGATGCTATGCTAAG TATGAGAGTCAGACATCGTTTGGTTCCATGTACCCAACACGTATAGAGGG AGCCACCCGGCTGTTCTGTGATGTGTATAACCCTCAGAGTAAGACGTACTGTAAGCGGCTGCAGGTTTTGTGTCCTGAACACTCCAGAGATCCAAAG GTCCCAGCAGACGAGGTGTGTGGATGTCCTCTGGTTAAAGATGTCTTTGAGCCCACCGGAGAGTTCTGTCGGGTTTCTAAGAGGAAGTGTAACAAACATTACTGCTGGGAGAAACTTCGCCGTGCCGAGGTCGACCTCGAGAGAGTCCGAGTG tggtATAAGCTGGATGAGCTGTTCGAGCAGGAGAGGAATCTGAGGACAGCGATGACGAATCGAGCCGGTTTATTGGCTCTGATGCTGCACCAGACCATTCAGCACGACCCAATCACCACTGACCTGCGCTCCGCCAaggacaggtag